One genomic window of Lepeophtheirus salmonis chromosome 5, UVic_Lsal_1.4, whole genome shotgun sequence includes the following:
- the ND-39 gene encoding NADH dehydrogenase [ubiquinone] 1 alpha subcomplex subunit 9, mitochondrial: MASSSIIKSKPFLSTGTQAFTNVSCRMSSDGSRKIQELSSQKRGSGYRSSFSGKVATVFGSTGLLGKVISNRLGKIGSQIVIPYRGEQYNYFPLKMCGDLGQVLFSSYHLKDDESILKAMKYSDIVINAIGREWETKNFKFMDVNVHGPERIARLAKQAGVKRFVHISSINARENPDRAFLPRGSRWLQTKWQGENAVLEAFPEATIFRAADIYGHQDSFINHYASRVRLSSVNFRALPLWKKGEHTLKAPVHVSDLTTGIMNAIDDESTKGVTYEAYGPEIYKLSDIVDWMYYYMNKDAANWDYRRSDLRFDPTVFAKALFFQSMPFGQQFYAKMGLDKIEKMSISDDILGLPNLEDLGVSPGTIAEKMPPHLAVWKHALHHIDVSFYREMPKIPVVQHYQAKEMINESRKPLLETLL; this comes from the exons ATGGCCTCGTCCTCTATTATAAAATCCAAGCCCTTCCTCTCCACAGGGACCCAgg CTTTTACAAACGTGTCATGTCGAATGTCCTCGGATGGATCTCGAAAAATACAGGAGCTGTCATCTCAGAAAAGAGGTTCAGGGTACCGCTCCTCTTTCTCCGGTAAGGTTGCTACCGTCTTTGGATCCACAGGTCTCTTGGGAAAGGTTATTTCGAATCGTTTGGGTAAGATTGGATCCCAGATCGTGATTCCCTATCGTGGAGAACAGTACAATTACTTTCCACTCAAAATGTGTGGGGATTTGGGTCAAGTTCTCTTTTCTTCATATCATCTCAAAGATGATGAATCCATTTTAAAGGCCATGAAGTACTCGGACATCGTCATCAACGCTATTGGCAGGGAATGGgaaactaaaaatttcaaatttatggatGTGAATGTTCATGGTCCAGAGAGAATCGCCAGGCTCGCAAAACAAGCTGGAGTTAAACGATTTGTTCATATTTCATCCATCAATGCTAGAGAAAATCCAGAT agagCGTTTCTACCCCGTGGTTCCCGTTGGTTACAGACTAAATGGCAAGGAGAAAATGCAGTTTTGGAGGCCTTCCCTGAGGCAACCATTTTCCGAGCTGCAGATATTTATGGTCATCAAGACTCATTCATCAA ccacTACGCGTCTCGTGTGCGATTAAGTTCTGTTAACTTTAGAGCACTTCCTTTATGGAAAAAAGGTGAACATACTCTGAAAGCACCAGTTCATGTAAGTGATCTTACTACTGGTATTATGAATGCAATTGATGACGAATCTACTAAAGGAGTTACATATGAAGCTTACGG GCCAGAAATCTATAAACTATCGGATATTGTGGATTGGATGTATTACTACATGAATAAGGATGCTGCAAATTGGGACTACAGAAGATCAGACTTGAGATTTGATCCTACTGTCTTTGCCAaggcattattttttcaatctatgCCCTTCGGTCAacaattttatgcaaaaatggGATTGGATAAGATCGAAAAG ATGTCAATCTCTGATGACATATTGGGTCTTCCTAATCTAGAAGATTTGGGCGTTTCACCAGGAACCATTGCTGAGAAAATGCCCCCTCATTTAGCTGTATGGAAGCATGCACTGCATCATATTGATGTAAGCTTTTACAGAGAAATGCCCAAAATTCCTGTGGTCCAACATTATCAAGCCAAGGAAATGATTAATGAGAGCAGGAAACCTTTATTAGAAACTTTACTTTAA
- the bisc gene encoding TM2 domain-containing protein biscotti, whose translation MDPSHFHFFLFLSLLLWVIPYECHGSLPNQNPENKYITVDCSNLLPGQYLCSDPDIDAVTQEPVACTKEGLAPVPCEALPGLICTESGNRTFTAQVDCRWTNGVDFQVALILSIFFGAFGIDRFYLGYPAIGFLKLTTLGFFFLGHLLDVILIASQTLGPADGSHYIINYYGPRLHVVTINNHTLRKPQLDWY comes from the coding sequence ATGGATCCCTCGCATTTCCATTTCTTCTTGTTCCTTTCTCTCCTTCTGTGGGTCATTCCCTACGAGTGCCACGGCAGCCTTCCGAACCAGAATCCTGAGAATAAGTACATAACTGTAGATTGCTCGAATCTCCTTCCAGGTCAGTATCTCTGCTCGGACCCCGACATCGACGCGGTAACTCAAGAGCCTGTTGCTTGCACAAAAGAAGGACTTGCTCCAGTACCCTGTGAGGCTCTTCCTGGACTCATTTGTACTGAATCTGGAAACAGGACTTTCACTGCTCAAGTGGATTGTCGCTGGACAAATGGAGTGGATTTTCAAGTGGCTTTGATCCTGAGTATCTTCTTTGGAGCATTTGGAATTGATCGATTCTACTTGGGATATCCAGCCATAGGTTTCTTGAAACTCACTACCCTGGGATTCTTCTTTCTAGGACATTTATTAGATGTGATTTTAATTGCATCACAGACTTTGGGACCCGCAGATGGATCtcattacattattaattactacGGGCCCCGTCTGCATGTTGTGACAATTAATAACCATACTCTAAGGAAGCCACAGCTAGATTGGTATTGA
- the LOC121117731 gene encoding uncharacterized protein: protein MTTDSGSIQRRYEYLKSLDDIQTIRDLTKDGIRDILRKHTSDHSLEIIKCSELEDMSGLNDAFNSTICSMKVEVQRSSENGETIYHEYNFVIKSPPRMSFVRQIHKLTRPFYNEVTWYLDLIYQADLANGKGCMDHILPKCYYAYSTTSSSSSSTLCEAKCPWFCYIPCKSSEDGVLILENIKLRPGRAYSMYDKKRPLPLDHVRVVLTELAHFHGKWLRWKYMAQNSLLKPASEAWSWKTFELAFNTQKRIPLIIYKQVSNVAKKTTIKILKKKGDEEENIRKCRRFFDHTAMDWLKNYMSRPDSPINTLCHGDFWSNNILFSYDEETGNVKDLNIIDYQLLNYGHPCYDLVYLLYLNTDLEFRDKHLKEVLTLYYDTFYPYIKETIGSEAEIAKNNEFKYPFDDFMIDFNWHRSVGFTTACSVLPNVLSTSPLDLETTGIFALKELQRKQEREMNDETNPATMEIRRRIIGMVHEMTRDGVI from the coding sequence ATGACGACTGACAGCGGTTCAATTCAAAGACggtatgaatatttaaagagtCTTGATGACATACAGACAATACGGGATCTTACTAAAGATGGAATTAGAGACATTTTGAGGAAACACACTTCTGATCATTcccttgaaataataaaatgcagcGAGCTGGAAGATATGTCTGGCTTAAATGATGCTTTTAACTCTACTATTTGTAGTATGAAAGTAGAAGTACAGCGTAGTTCTGAAAATGGAGAAACCATTTATCATGAATATAACTTCGTTATAAAATCGCCTCCGCGTATGTCTTTCGTTCGTCAAATTCATAAACTTACTAGACCGTTTTATAACGAAGTGACTTGGTACTTGGACTTAATCTATCAAGCAGACCTTGCTAATGGTAAGGGATGTATGGATCATATTCTCCCTAAGTGTTATTATGCTTATTCGACTACATCATCATCGAGCTCTTCGACACTTTGTGAAGCAAAATGCCCTTGGTTTTGCTATATTCCTTGTAAAAGTTCTGAAGATGGTGTTCTTATTCTCGAAAACATCAAACTTCGTCCTGGCAGAGCTTATTCAATGTATGATAAAAAGCGACCTCTACCTTTAGATCACGTACGTGTAGTTCTTACTGAGCTTGCCCATTTCCATGGAAAATGGCTTAGGTGGAAATATATGGCGCAAAATTCCCTCTTAAAGCCTGCATCTGAAGCTTGGTCCTGGAAGACTTTTGAATTAGCATTTAACACTCAGAAGCGTATTCcgttaataatatacaaacaagTGAGTAATGTTGCAAAGAAAACTACCATAaaaatcttaaagaaaaaaggTGATGAGGAAGAAAACATAAGAAAATGTCGCCGCTTTTTTGACCATACTGCAATGGATTGGTTGAAAAACTACATGTCACGTCCTGACAGTCCAATTAACACTCTATGCCATGGGGACTTTTGgtcgaataatattttattttcttatgacgAAGAAACAGGAAATGTTAAGGATCTTAATATAATTGACTACCAATTATTGAACTATGGCCATCCATGTTACGATTTAGTCTATTTACTTTACCTAAATACGGATTTAGAATTTAGAGACAAACATCTAAAAGAGGTTTTAACTCTTTATTATGACACGTTTTATCCATACATAAAAGAAACAATTGGCAGCGAAGCTGAAATAGCCaagaataatgaatttaaatatcctTTCGATGACTTCATGATTGATTTTAACTGGCATCGGAGTGTTGGATTCACCACGGCATGTTCAGTTCTGCCTAATGTTCTATCTACATCACCGCTTGATCTAGAAACGACGGGTATTTTTGCCCTTAAAGAGTTGCAAAGAAAACAAGAAAGAGAAATGAACGATGAAACAAATCCAGCAACAATGGAAATTCGTAGACGAATAATTGGTATGGTACATGAAATGACACGAGATGGAGTAATTTGA